The sequence below is a genomic window from Phycodurus eques isolate BA_2022a chromosome 6, UOR_Pequ_1.1, whole genome shotgun sequence.
TAAagttcaactggagtgtcaataaacagcatAAATCAAGCATCGATGACGTAGTATCAGAGCATTTTTAGGAGGCTACGCAGGAGTACAAACGTACAGTATCATTGGTACCGGTATTGGTGCATCCCTACAAAATAGCGGTCAAGACATgccaaaagcaaagcaaagcaaatttattcatACAGCGCATTTGTTggaaacttattccatttgtgtgcagcataatagctaaatgctgcttcaatgttttgctttggactctgtgctccactatttgacctgagtctgtcgatctcagagccctactgggtttatatgccattagcatttcattcatgtattcaggacttaaactgTTTAGTGATTTTTGGACCAGTAgctgaactttaaaatctattctaaagctgactggaagccagtgtaaagactttagaattggagtaatatgatccaacctctttgttctggtcagaacccgagctgcagcattctgaatgagctgcagctgtttaatgctctttttggggagtccagtcagaagaccattacaatagtcaagtctacttgagataaaagcatggttGCGTTTCTCCTGGTcagcttgacacatgcaagccttcactctggatatgttcttcaaatggtagaaggcagttttagtaattgatttaatatgactgttgaaagtcaggtcagaatctatcagtacaccaaggtttcaagTCTCATTTAGACTAACAGAAATTGTTTGATTGCAGTTATTCCCTCAAAAGGTTGCGCAATACCATACTAAGGACATCATGTTTTAAAGCCAGGCCattttcatgagtttgtttgtttcaaattaatTCTGTCggaccacaaaaacaaaacaatgcctgattttcattggttaattttcattagaTTTTAGTTGAATATTCCTTTTggcagtttcaagttatttcagtgatcattgtcaagtttttttgtatgtgtaacATGTGTAAGATTTGATGGCAACACACCATAAATGATTAGCAGTCCTCACCTGTGCTCCTCTTGAGTAAGACCTGAAGATGGTGCAGAATCTTCCCTGACCGGATGTATCCCTTACACAGAAGCATATATTTAAGCATTGTGTTTTTCTAAATACGATCTGTAGCCATCACTACCAGTCGTCCTTACCATAACTCTAACTTCACTCTTCTTCCATCCAGCAGTATTGTGGTTGTCTTGTAATCAATTCCTAAAATGTCACATAATTCAGATCAGTTTATGTTGGCCGTTACGGATGCCTTACGcattatgaaataaaacacaAGGGCAACTCACCACTGCTGTAAGCATAGGGAGACTCCACGGAGCCGTCTTGTAAACTGTCCAAGATTTCTCCCTTACCGACGTCGCTGTCTCCCACCAAGAGGAATTTAAGGAGATAGTCGTAACTCTTGACAGGACTACTTTGGCTGCCCATCATCCCACGCATTGAAGCCGGTTCTCGGGGAGctgctaacgctcgccactctttAAACTGTCGCGAAAGGGACAAACCCGGCGGCCCCAACAATAACTGAGACGTAAATAACTGCTGGTTTAGTTTTGTTAACAATACAGCTAGCAAATATATTACAATTTGACCGAACTCAAAGGAAATGCATACATAAACTGTGAATTAGTACGAGTAAAGCCTCGCCACGCACCGTCGATGCAACGTCaagatttacaaaaacaatcaaaacattAGCTTTAGCCACATTAGCTGCCTTGTGAGCAGCAGCCTAAACTAATGCTTGCGACAAACTTTGCCAGACTCAGAACACAGAACGTTTCAAGGCTAAAGTTGACTCCCGTATAAAGCGATATGATCAAGGAAGTGTGATGTTATATTAATCTGACATTTAAGGTAATATTCAGAAATACTCCGGTTAGCGAGCACAGCTTCCGGAAGGAGAGTGTGCGAATTTCCGGGTATGATGTCATTGTAACGCAATATCCGTAATATAAAAATACCTGCTGTAAACGAATGACAAATATGTTGTACCAAtttcgaaagaaaaaaaaacacatttgtttgaatTGGACAACAAATGATTCAAGATGCTTCATCATaatatatgtttattttttatttgtattttttttttttgcatttgtttgaccCACATGGCTTTGAAAATACAGACTCTAATTGGTTGAGTTCAATTTCTAATTAACTCCAGGTGACAATTGTGGCAAACTGATTAGTAGGGGCGAGCACTTCACAGGAAATAAGATGTTCAGAAAATGGGGTTGATGCATATTTggattttcttattttctttttatttggccTATTCTAAGCCACTGACAAGTGTTCCGGAATATGAAGATGCAGAATTAGAATGGGAGAGTTTGCAGGCAGAGCTGGAGAATGAGATGGATGAAGTAACTCCAGGCCTTGTACCCAGATCCCCAATGTTTAGTGACCGATTCCTAAGGAGTATATCTTCACCAGTACCAATGGCTCCATGGTATCGAACAGTTCCTTTCTCACAGGACCCGAAAGAGCTATTCATGCCCGAAAAAGGTGTTAGACCTGTTCCAGACTCAGTCAAGGAGATGTTGCTTGCACCACCTTCCACTGTTGCCTCATCTGAAGGAGCAGCCAAATCTAAGCTTGTTGAGGTCTTGTGCCACATTGACCGCATGTACGTGAAAGTAAGCAAGAAGCTTTTTTCAACAACAGACGCTTTCAAAGACTTGAAACTTGGCAAGTGTCCTGTTAACGAAGGCACTGCAGAACATTATTACCTTCTCTACCTTTTGAAAACTGACTGTGGATTCGAGAGAGAGGTTGGTTCATGTCAAGtctggtttttgttgttgttgttgttgttttcttttgcagtgCTTTGCCATTCAGCATACCACAACCTGTAAAAATGTCTGTCCTAGAGTACTGAAGACCATTTGTTCATCAGTATTGTACTCCACTATAAGCCAACCACTCCAGTCATTAGAGAGCTGCCATTTGACGTTGCCTTGCAATGCAAATatccaaggtaaaaaaaaacaaatctatattTTGCCTGACTAAATTTTTACTACATAATGCAAATTGAGGTTATtgcatactttgtttttaagcaaGTTTAAGATTGCATGAAAAATGAGCCCTTACGTATTCATGATTTGGAGCTGGATTGTGACCTTTCAAAATAATGCAGCATATAAAAAGTTAATGTACCATGAAATTACTGATATGCTTTTTGGGAAAAGAAAAGTTACTTTGTGTACCCAGCTATTGATTATCTGGCATATGGAAACCAACCAAGTAGACCCAGCGCTTTCTGTTACACCATAACAAGCTAAGTTAAGCTATCATTTTAAAGTTTGCTTTAACCTGCAGTGCTTTTGTTCTGCTGCAGGCATTTTCACTCCTTCAATCCTGGCATCTCTATCGAACTGAGGAGAGGCACAGTTTACAAACCCCTACGTTCAAAAAATGCTTATGTCATCACTCCACAAGATGGTATgatttttggaaatgtatttttcaccATTCCATGAACAGCTTATCTGGTGTGACAGACTACATTGCTGTTAAGACTACAAACTTTCATACACATTACTAGAAATTAGTTATTCCTTTGTGAATTGTAACGGtgtatacattttattacaCATGCAGTACTTTAAAAACGATGTGGACAATCACGAGTTTTATCTTTTTACATAATGGAACAGTAAATAGTAAGACAAATACAGGTTACATGAGAGCTAAGCTTATTTTcctaatacaaaataaatcaaatagttTTGTAATTTCCATAATTGTTATGCGATTTTCTTGTATTTCTAGCATCTGGGAATGAAATTGTTGGTGATAAAATGTTTATCCTGGGACAGCCAATGTACTTTGAGGTGAAACAAACAGACAGCACTTCAACAGACCAGAGACTTTACATCAACAAGTGTTTCATGACTGCTTTCCAAGATCCTTACTCTGACCCTAAATACACCGTTATTGACAACCAAGGGTAACCAGTTCAGCTCAGTCCATAAAAATATGGCATAATTCAACATTAACATaaacttttcattttttgcAGTTGTATGATTGATAGTATGGTGACAAGACAGTCTGCGTTTCTCAAGGGCCCCTTAAACATCCAAAAATTCTCAGTGAGCGCCttcattttcaaagacactgcAGTTTCATCATCATCGGTACAGTCAGTGTAATGCACACACCTGCAAACTATATAACGGGGGAAATATTTGTCATGCTAATCTCTGATAAAATCTTTTCAGCAACTCTATCTGCACTGTGAATTCTCTATGGGCGATCCAACACCAACCTCAAGTTTAAAGGCTTGCAATTATCATCGAGTTACCAAAAAGTGAGTCATCTGTGGCAAATTAGATCATTGTCAATTATAACAGCACTTTTGACCAGTTTGCAGAAAATGAAGTAATGTCTGTGGTTCAGGTGGAGGGAGTTGTATGGTAATGACAGTGTGTGTGCCTGCTGTGAATCCGCCTGCTTACCACTATCAAAAGGTACAGCTTGTCTgcaattttgtaattttattttttaaactgtcatGGAACAGTAGTTTAGCATGTGCACAAGGAATACATATATCATGCTCAAGCTAAgttttaaacttgaaaaatataatgtaaCAGAAGCTTTAACATAATTATCTGACCGAATTatcattccaacagcttctggGAACATGGTCTCAAGTCCGTCTTGGAAGGTCAGATTTGGAGCTAAGGATGGAAACCCGGTGTTTGAACTGCAGCCGAGGTCCAACAACTGGGGCGCCTTCAGTTTGGAGGACTCATCTGACCATAGTGACTTCCTTAGCTACTGGGACTAATtattgaatattttggaaataaaaGTACTTCGCCTCCTCTGTTATCCTGTATTCAATTTCCATCTACATGGAACTGTTACTATTGTCAATAATGAAGTATCTACATTCTGCATACATGCTTGCATTTCAGAGCATCTCCTGGAGACgagtatgtatatttttttagatgcatTCATGCACCACAAGGGGATGGAAGAGAGTCACAGGGTTGGCAAGAGTCAGCGCGCCAGGGAAGCGCCACAACAATTTGGGGCAAGGCATTCCCAATGAGAACATGATGCAGACACTTTTTGTTCAGGCTGCTCTCAATGAAAACCAGTAAGTGACCCAGCCAACAGGCCACAAACTCTGCTGGCTTTGGGGTCAAAAGCAAATGCATCAGTTCAGATTTGCAATGCCAAGCTGTCGAAGTGCTACAGTACATCCTGACAAGGCTGCCCGTCTGTGATCTTTAAAGTGAAGtgtggcaagaccttttagggAGCAGTTTATATATGTTTTGGAGTAGATCCTCATATGCTCACTGATGGTGTCCAGAGGAGATCCAGGCTTCTTGAGGAAGGGCTTACTGTATGTAGAAGTAGGAATCATAGTCCAGTTTAAAAACTAGTCTCTCTCATTAAACCTAATCTTGCTGGATCGTATATGAGGTCAAACTCGTATTTATGAGAAATCTGTGACCATGCATCACTCATGGTTCTTTGAAACCATCTGCTCACCTGTGACTTTAAGAAGAGTGggacattttttcatttatttttttcgacATGAAGTTGACCACTGTAAGCATCATCGGCATTCAATAAGCAAATAAAATCATCTCCGTCCCAAGACTGAcagtggcagccattttggattTGATTTTCGACCAATTGTATCCAACCCTAGAGATGCTGCTTTGGCAGTAGGTCAGGAGCCTGCTTGTCCAAAAGCGGACACTCGGATGTACAGATGAGGTGGAGTCAATGAGACAATGACCTCATAGTAATCTACCATCTGAATGTCCTCAATCAACATAGTGTCATTCACATCTCATGGATTTCAGGAGCTCGTTCATAAAACCTTCCAGAAATTCCTGGTCCTTCCAATTCTTTTGGGATGAAACCTGAAGATATGTACCTGTAGTATGAAGTCTCTGAAGAGTGTCACCGTTCAGCAGTAGAGCAGGTCTTGTGCCTTTGAGCAATGCTATGCAGTCAGGGCCTGCAAGGACTTCTCTGCTGGTCTAACACTCTCAGAAGCACTGACATGCAgtatatttacaaatatttttttccaacactCTATTAGACTCATTTATAGccatttgttttagttttcagCTTCTGTGTTGCCTTGCCAATGTAAtttgcccagggccttcagactCAAAGGTGCAGGCTCATGACACGACACGTACAAACAATTAGCaaaggctgtttttttgttgttgttgttttttgtccacAGAACAGATTTCAGATTCACCACTCTTGTCCTTCATGCAGGCTTTGAGTGAAATCGGTATTTTTCCATCCCCTGGTTGAATTaaatagtttgcatgttctcccctcctgcccgatgatagctgggataggctccagcacgcctgcgaccctagtgaagagaagcagttcagaaaatggatggatggataggttaattgaagtctctaaattgccccaaggtgtgaatgtgagtgtgaatggttgtttgtttctatgtgccctgcaattggctggcgaccggttcagggtgtaccccgcctctcacccgaagatagctgggataggctccagtattgTATTACTGTAAAGTCTGATCTCAAAGGGACAAAGGACTATGTGCCTGAAATGCCTTTGGAgtatcaaaaatatatatggtgGCTTAGAACTGGACTgaagcgattggctggcaaccagttcagggtgtaccccgcctcctgcccgatgatcgctgggataggcttcagcgctCCCgtggaccctagtgaggataagcggctcaggaaatggatggatggatggatggatggatttgcatGCAAGACTGGACATGCAAAGAAAACTTATGTACGTGCTTGTGGTCACTTTTGGCCTGCTGGTGTACCCAAGAGACAACTACAAGGAGCGCgggggacctacgtgaggatcccgTTCGTGGAAACGAGACTTAACTTGCACTTTCTATTTTAGATTGGACTTGGTTAATGACTTCCTTTTTCTGTACACTTGCTCTGTGTGTTCTGTTGTGACACTTCACTGTTTAATATGCATAAAAAGGCAACAGCACAGACTTCTTGTCTTCTCAATGTGGCTACATCTTAGCGTGAAGCtagctactgtatgtactgtacatatcgACATGGTTGGGAGGGTTTAAAAATCTATTCCAGTGCAGTTACTAGTTACCTGTTTAAACAAATGTGGTACATGTGTGTCTGCATTAAAATTTTAAGTGTGAAATAAGCCCAATTTGTATCTGTAATCTGTTTACGCGATGATGTTTGTCTATacgcgccctgtgattggctggcgaccagttcagggtgaactcCGCTTCTCACCCGCAGTCAGCTGAGaaaggcgccagcacacccgcgacccgagtgaggataaccggttcaaaaaatggaaggatggtcACGGAATACAGTGAGGCTAGCTTTTTTGTATTCTGATTAAGTAACGGTAATGCCGTTCTACGAGCAGATCATGATGTGTAAGTAACTGATCTGAAAGATTATGTACAAGGCCACATTGCAGTACATGAACCAAAAAGGACGTGAGAACGTGGGTTGTGTCTATGATTAGGAAGAAGTCCCTTGCCTTCTATTTGACTGTGGACTAGAGCGTTGTCTATTCTGTGTAAATATTTACAGCCTTTGTCTCTTAGCCGTCTACCGCATTTTCCAAACAAAGCCACAGACATTTGAATGCTTTGAGACCAGTTTTGCATGTTTCAGGTGGCCCACTCTGAACCCTTGACATAACACATACACTAACATACAGTACTACACTcaacaaaataagaacaaatatTGAAACTTTCAGATTGCTGTGTGATGTGTTTTGTGATAAATATTGTCTTAGTTAGAAGTCATGCGCGGtgaaggaaaatgttttgtaatgttaCCTTCAACACAGGTGCTTGTGAGGGGGCGGGACACAATGACCAACAAAGTAGTCGACTTTGAATATCCCCACAGAGGATTTGAGAAGCACTGGTCCGTCCGTctaatacacaacgtgtaaacAGACAAAAAAGGACCGCAATTGACCTAAAATGGAGAATTTAAATGTGTGGGCTTTCCATCTCCTCCAGGGTCTCCTTTAAATCAAGTAAGTGCAGCTCTTTGTGTTAATTTATGCTCAAGATTCATATTGTTGTGTTGATGATACAATTTATTCGTACTTAATAGCACATAAGGGTGAATAAAATGGAGGCTCTATCTGCTGTTAatcctgttttttcttttgctgttaaGTCACAACTTGGCAGTTACAGTATAACAAATTCCAATTCTCAACTAAATATAATGCATTATTGACCATCGCAACTGCAGTAGACTTTTTCATAACTAGAAAGTCATAACACAAGGTAGTCATATAATTGTATTGATTTAATTGTTCATAACCCGTTAAAGACTATTCATGAGCCAGTGGTTTCTACAAATACTACAAGTATAGTTTATGCttgatacatactgtatagagtATAGATAAGTGATATGTTATGTAAAGACTAATACAGTTATGACTAAACATACGATTCTGCTTGTCAACTAATTTCTAATTTTTGAATTTATGaatgctgtctttttttgtatcacCCATTTTAAGAGCACTTTGTGTTGACATCTTGATGTACCTCTTCTTACAGATTGTACTACTTTGAAGCTCAAGCCCTGATACATGTGCAAAGATGGATAAATTGCGTATGATGTTCCAGTTCCTTCAATCCAACCAGGAATCTTTTATGAATGGGATCTGTGGTATCATGGCCCTGGCTAGTGCACAAATGTACTCTGCCTTTGAGTTCAGCTGCCCGTGTATTCCGGAATATAACTACAGCTATGGGATTGGGCTGCTGATCATCCCTCCCATTTGGTTTTTCTTACTGGGatttgtattgaacaataatgtGTCTGTGCTAGCAGAAGAGTGGAGAAGACCGACGGGAAAGAGGACAAAGGATCCATCAATCCTTCGCTACATGTTCTGTTCAATCACACAGAGATCTTTGATAGCACCTGCAGTTTGGGTGTCTGTGACTCTCATGGATGGCAAGAGCTTCCTCTGTGCTTTCAGCATCAATTTGGATATTGACAAGTTTGGCAACTATACTCTAATCAATGGGATGTCTGAGACAGAGAAGATACAACTGTTGGCGAAGATTCCATGTAAAGATTTGTTTGAGCATCATGAAATAAGAGTAGGAGCGTCCCGTTACATCAAGTGTATATCACAGGTGTGCTGATCTTTTTATACAAACTCttagtgacatttttattattgtgttttatctTTAAAGTCATGACCTGACATTGGTCATCCAATATAAATACAGCTAAGCAAGGTTGTGGGCCCAAAGTTGGGAACATTTTCATTACGTGTTGCAATTTTATCGCATTAAATGAATTCaaagcaaatctttttttttttttttgcacttcaaTTCTAAAAACTGAAGTAAACTAACTTCTTTCATACATTTGGAGCTCAATGGGGTCTTTCATTGGTTTATTAGCAAGAAAGATAAGCCTCCAAATGTATTATTCATGGACCTCAAGCCTATTTTCTAAAACACCCActctattttttgctttgatccAGTGAAAGCAATGGTATGGTTATATGAACATATTTTTACTGATCTGCATATGTTGATAATTCGATTATGGAGCGATGAACATTTGTGCACGTGAACATCTCTCAAATGCATCAAGATGTCATAGATCAGTGGTGTCAAACAAGCGGCCCACGAGGGTGTTCAATCCGGCCcacaggatgaatttgaaagtgggGGTTGAGGATCATTGAAATAATTATTATGCTTATGTAGAAAATGGTGTGAAAATAATTTCTAGGTCTTCATAATTTTAAGTGCAatactatatttttcagttccaaGTACCTGTAACAGTACCTGTGACTTAAAATGTTATGCCTTTAAATACAATCACTGCGATCCAGTATTAAACACACATGTAGTTGAtaaaattgaagcaaaaaaaatctcaaaaatctgagttttttttttgtaaaatcattcaaatataaagaagtatacacacacacacacacgtatatatatatatatatatatatatatatatatatatatatagctttgcattcaaacaaacggaaaattatatttataataagtTCTATGATTTTACTGGTCCGCCCtcttgacatcaaattaggctgcatgtgtgagtttgacacccctgccataGATGATACAGACAATTCCATATTTTAATAGGGACTCGACACAATGCTTAGTTTTTGGACTAATACAATTCTATTTTCCACAGGCTTGTGGCTGGATGTTTTTGCTCATGATAACGTTCACAGCCTTCCTGATTCGTGCTATTCGACCTTGCTTTACTCAGGCTGCTTTCCTCAAAACCAAATACTGGTCTCATTATATCGACATTGAGCGCAAGATGTTCGATGAGACCTGTAAGGAGCACGCCAAGAGCTTCGCCAAGGTTTGCATCTATCAGTACTTTGAAAATATTAGTGGAGAGATGCACAACTTACATCATCACTCCAGCAAGGATGACAGTGACTACGAAGATGATGATAAGAGAAGGAGTGAAGAAGACAAGCTCCTTGGTATAAGGGTCCAGGATGACATGAATAAAGCTTTGTGGAATTGGCACACTTGCAAGCCAGCTCTTGCATTGAATAAAGAGCAAATAAATGTTGGAAACAATGCCAAACTGCATGGAGAGGCCAATGGAGCAGGAAATGGGTTTGCAAATGACCACACCcataatgtgggaaaaaaggaATGGGCGGTGTATTACAGTAAAGTCTGACCTCAAAGGGACAAAGGACTATGTGCCTGAAATGCCTTTAGTTTTCAGAGAgtatcaaaaaatatatatggtgGCTTAGAACAGGACTgaagcgattggctggcgaccagttcagggtgtacaccgcctctcgcctggagatagctggggtaggctccagcccgcccacgaccctagtggaggtcaagcggtacagaaaatggatggatggataaatgaatcGTACAAGGAGGTGTTGCAAATATGTTTTCACCTAGGTCAAgtcaccaaaatattagaaacacacaTGCGATGAACTGCAAACTACACCGCAATGATAAACAGGAATAACTGCCTGGCAGCGTCACTCAAAACTAAGCATCTTTACTGTTAAATGTTTGTGGTACATCTCATTCATTACATTGTGCAAGATAATCTTGTGGCCAGTGTGAGTAGAACTCTTGATCTTGATATAAATGTGACatgtattttacatacatattaCAGATACTATACCTATACTCGCTAAAATGTCCAAGTAAATAACTTTCGCTTTTAGTGTTGGTAAAACTGCTATGTCTTACTTCTGCTGTATGTCTTTACAAACAATAGCTGCTGCTCTGGTGAATTAAACACTGTCAAATGTGAGGCTGCAAAAAAGTGCTCCTGAATTAATTGACCGTTTAGCAATAAATCAGTGATGACATTCACAAGTGTTTGCTCTCAAGAGAAGGGTTGCCAGGAAAGTTCTCAAGTGATAACAGCACATAATCATGTTGAAGTAGGGGCATGTAAACAAGAATCTGAGGGCAGGTAATGCCCCAGTTGCACCATATTTGCAGTCAGGTAAATGTGTGAT
It includes:
- the zp3c gene encoding zona pellucida sperm-binding protein 3; the protein is MDEVTPGLVPRSPMFSDRFLRSISSPVPMAPWYRTVPFSQDPKELFMPEKGVRPVPDSVKEMLLAPPSTVASSEGAAKSKLVEVLCHIDRMYVKVSKKLFSTTDAFKDLKLGKCPVNEGTAEHYYLLYLLKTDCGFERESTEDHLFISIVLHYKPTTPVIRELPFDVALQCKYPRHFHSFNPGISIELRRGTVYKPLRSKNAYVITPQDASGNEIVGDKMFILGQPMYFEVKQTDSTSTDQRLYINKCFMTAFQDPYSDPKYTVIDNQGCMIDSMVTRQSAFLKGPLNIQKFSVSAFIFKDTAVSSSSVQSQLYLHCEFSMGDPTPTSSLKACNYHRVTKKWRELYGNDSVCACCESACLPLSKASGNMVSSPSWKVRFGAKDGNPVFELQPRSNNWGAFSLEDSSDHSDFLSYWD
- the LOC133404542 gene encoding calcium homeostasis modulator protein 1 — translated: MDKLRMMFQFLQSNQESFMNGICGIMALASAQMYSAFEFSCPCIPEYNYSYGIGLLIIPPIWFFLLGFVLNNNVSVLAEEWRRPTGKRTKDPSILRYMFCSITQRSLIAPAVWVSVTLMDGKSFLCAFSINLDIDKFGNYTLINGMSETEKIQLLAKIPCKDLFEHHEIRVGASRYIKCISQACGWMFLLMITFTAFLIRAIRPCFTQAAFLKTKYWSHYIDIERKMFDETCKEHAKSFAKVCIYQYFENISGEMHNLHHHSSKDDSDYEDDDKRRSEEDKLLGIRVQDDMNKALWNWHTCKPALALNKEQINVGNNAKLHGEANGAGNGFANDHTHNVGKKEWAVYYSKV